One stretch of Candidatus Methylacidiphilales bacterium DNA includes these proteins:
- the larE gene encoding ATP-dependent sacrificial sulfur transferase LarE — protein sequence MNDLAEKEESLRTILSSVAKGLIAYSGGIDSAFLLWFAHTQFPGKFLGVIADSPSLKRSELQNALAFAETHRLPARVIHTREIDNSDYANNPLNRCYFCKFELFEQMNALACLEGYSAICYGENTDDAHDVRHGKKAASEFRVLAPLHDAGFAKADVRRFAREAGLEIAEKPAQPCLSSRIPHGSEVTPEKLREIELAESVIEKAGFRIVRVRHLGKRALVQVAPGEVSWLQQLNRDNSITDQLKKIGFEEVELDPVGYEGASLR from the coding sequence ATGAATGATCTGGCGGAAAAAGAAGAGTCGCTGCGCACCATCCTGTCCTCGGTGGCCAAGGGGCTGATCGCCTATTCCGGCGGAATCGACAGCGCCTTTCTCCTCTGGTTTGCCCACACACAGTTCCCCGGAAAATTTCTCGGCGTCATCGCGGATTCGCCCAGCCTGAAACGCAGCGAACTGCAAAATGCCCTGGCCTTTGCCGAAACCCATCGGCTGCCGGCCCGCGTCATCCATACCCGGGAAATTGACAATTCCGACTACGCCAACAACCCCCTCAACCGCTGTTACTTTTGCAAATTCGAGCTCTTTGAGCAAATGAACGCGCTCGCCTGCCTCGAAGGATATTCAGCCATTTGTTATGGCGAAAACACCGATGACGCCCATGACGTCCGCCACGGCAAAAAAGCCGCCTCGGAATTCCGCGTGCTGGCCCCGTTGCATGACGCCGGGTTCGCCAAGGCCGATGTCCGCCGTTTTGCCCGCGAGGCCGGCCTTGAAATCGCTGAAAAACCCGCGCAGCCCTGCCTGTCCTCGCGCATCCCGCACGGCAGCGAAGTCACCCCGGAAAAATTACGGGAGATTGAACTGGCGGAATCCGTGATCGAAAAAGCCGGTTTCCGGATCGTCCGCGTCCGGCATCTCGGAAAACGCGCGCTGGTGCAGGTGGCCCCGGGCGAAGTTTCCTGGCTCCAGCAACTCAATCGCGATAACTCGATTACCGACCAGCTCAAAAAAATCGGGTTCGAGGAAGTCGAACTCGATCCGGTGGGCTACGAGGGGGCATCCCTGCGTTAG
- a CDS encoding aspartate kinase has translation MSVIVQKYGGTSVGDPERIRNVAARVAEWRRQGHRIVTVVSAMSGETDRLIRLAREVSPEPTEREMDVLLATGEQTTIALLAMALHGLNIPAISLTGAQAGIVTDGVHTKARIANITPHQVKKFLDEGKVVIVAGFQGQTMEGQITTLGRGGSDLTAIAMAAAIKADVCQIFTDVDGVYTADPRIVPDASKILEISYDEMLEMAGAGSKVMQARSVEFAKKFNVIFEVRSSFNNNPGTIVKEENKSMEQVVVRGVSVEKNQAKVTISGVPDQPGIAARLFKAIADANINVDMIVQNVSHAEAGGGKGHTDITFTVNKDDVGKVTKITSSITELSSARAVNIQEGIAKLSVVGIGMRSHSGVAADLFAALSDQGINIQMISTSEIKITVVIDESRASEAAKAAHAKFELGSVK, from the coding sequence ATGTCTGTCATTGTCCAAAAATATGGGGGCACATCCGTTGGAGATCCCGAAAGGATCCGGAATGTGGCCGCTCGCGTGGCTGAATGGCGCCGCCAGGGGCACCGCATTGTAACGGTGGTCTCGGCGATGTCGGGTGAGACGGATCGTCTTATTCGCCTGGCGCGCGAGGTTAGCCCCGAGCCGACCGAGCGTGAGATGGATGTTCTGTTGGCCACCGGCGAGCAAACCACCATCGCCCTGCTGGCCATGGCATTGCACGGCTTGAATATTCCAGCCATTTCGCTCACGGGCGCGCAGGCGGGCATTGTGACCGACGGTGTTCACACGAAGGCCCGGATAGCCAATATTACGCCCCATCAGGTGAAAAAATTTCTGGACGAAGGCAAGGTGGTGATCGTCGCGGGATTTCAGGGGCAGACGATGGAGGGGCAGATTACCACGCTCGGTCGCGGGGGGTCGGACTTGACGGCCATTGCCATGGCGGCGGCCATCAAGGCGGATGTCTGCCAGATTTTTACCGATGTGGACGGCGTCTATACGGCGGACCCGAGGATTGTTCCCGACGCCAGCAAAATCCTGGAGATTTCCTATGATGAAATGCTGGAAATGGCGGGCGCCGGCTCCAAGGTCATGCAGGCGCGCTCGGTGGAATTTGCAAAGAAATTTAATGTTATTTTTGAGGTGCGCTCCAGTTTCAATAACAACCCGGGAACAATCGTGAAAGAAGAAAACAAGTCGATGGAACAAGTCGTGGTGCGTGGCGTCAGCGTGGAAAAAAACCAGGCCAAAGTCACCATTTCCGGCGTACCGGACCAGCCGGGCATTGCCGCCCGCTTGTTCAAGGCCATTGCCGATGCGAACATCAATGTGGATATGATTGTTCAAAACGTTTCGCATGCGGAGGCGGGTGGAGGCAAGGGGCACACCGATATCACGTTTACGGTCAACAAAGACGATGTGGGAAAGGTGACGAAAATCACCAGTTCGATCACGGAATTGTCTTCAGCCCGCGCCGTCAACATTCAGGAGGGCATTGCCAAGCTGTCGGTGGTCGGGATTGGCATGCGCAGCCACAGCGGTGTTGCAGCCGATCTTTTTGCCGCGCTTTCGGACCAAGGGATCAACATCCAGATGATCTCGACCAGTGAGATCAAGATTACCGTGGTGATTGATGAAAGCCGCGCGTCCGAAGCCGCGAAGGCGGCCCATGCCAAATTCGAGCTGGGTTCGGTCAAATAA